TAGATACGCCGAAAACTGTTCACGGTTCATGGATAATTTTACATATTTTTTATTGCTGCATTTTTCTAACAAGTATTTTGCAATTTTTTGCCGCAGGCTTCCACTGGTAAGCAGCTGTACCTTGTTATTAAGAAAATAAGCCTTTTGAGCCAGAATTCCAAGCATATTCTGGATAATATGGGAATGCGCTGTACAGGTTTTGTCACAGGTACTAAAAAAGTATTCCTTCGGTATCTCCAGAACAGATGACTTGGTATTAGAAATCACATAATAATTGTAATCTGCCTTTTCCAAAAATACATATACCTCACCGAATATATCCTTTTCTTCTATATGAGTAACAATGTATCTTCTGCCATCCGGAGAATCCTTGCATACTGCCACTGAACCTTTCAGCAGGACATATAAGGCTTTAGGAGGGTCCATCTGACTGAAAATAATTTGATTTTTTTCATATTCTTTTATCCTTGCCTTGGAACAATCCAGACATATCTGAATTTCCTCAAGACTTAAGCCTTTAAATAACACATTGTCCTTTATCTTCTCAATCATCTTTTAAAGCCTTTCCTTGACTATTTTCACCTTGGTTCCCTAATTATTCCCTATCCGTCTGTTTTTTCCTTTCGTAGCGGTAAAAACCATATTCAATATCGTAATAAGTGCGTTCATCGGACTCAGCTGTTATAACCCATTCCGGCATCTCATCCAGATTAGGGAAATAGGTATCTGCATGATACGCGTAATCAATCTTTGTAACATGAGCAACATCACAATACTTTAGCATCTGCTTATAGATACTGGCTCCTCCGATTACGTAAATATCCTCTGTCTTATAACCTTCTGCCGCCTTAAGGGCTTCTTCTACACTGTGGACAATAATACCATCATTTATCTGAACGTTTGGTTTCGAAGTTATAATAATATTCGTACGGTTTTTAAGTGGCTTTCCTCCCGGAAAAGTTTCCAGTGTATTACGCCCCATAATTACCACTTTCCCGGTTGTCTCTTCTCGAAAAAAACGCATATCCTCCGGGATGCTTATAAGTAACTTATTTTCATAGCCAATCGCCCAATTTTTATCTACTGCAACTATTAGATTCATTTTTTGTACCCTTTCTCTATTTGTGACTATAATGCTGTTAAATAGCCACCGGAATG
The nucleotide sequence above comes from Anaerocolumna cellulosilytica. Encoded proteins:
- a CDS encoding Crp/Fnr family transcriptional regulator, with amino-acid sequence MIEKIKDNVLFKGLSLEEIQICLDCSKARIKEYEKNQIIFSQMDPPKALYVLLKGSVAVCKDSPDGRRYIVTHIEEKDIFGEVYVFLEKADYNYYVISNTKSSVLEIPKEYFFSTCDKTCTAHSHIIQNMLGILAQKAYFLNNKVQLLTSGSLRQKIAKYLLEKCSNKKYVKLSMNREQFSAYLNVTRPSLSRELINMQEDGLIEVDRDMVKILDFNGLNDII
- a CDS encoding dihydrofolate reductase, with the protein product MNLIVAVDKNWAIGYENKLLISIPEDMRFFREETTGKVVIMGRNTLETFPGGKPLKNRTNIIITSKPNVQINDGIIVHSVEEALKAAEGYKTEDIYVIGGASIYKQMLKYCDVAHVTKIDYAYHADTYFPNLDEMPEWVITAESDERTYYDIEYGFYRYERKKQTDRE